Proteins encoded within one genomic window of Marasmius oreades isolate 03SP1 chromosome 4, whole genome shotgun sequence:
- a CDS encoding uncharacterized protein (BUSCO:EOG09262WXK), protein MAGGRHRNTTGPHKGGARRAENSRIYAHPLPIIFHNPFPNGVRSLLGLLGLSLNEVVNPHCEGYLDVATKSVWITDPRSSKVLWKKGFFGKGDLSRSEPSWLARQINDRKAGRTGLTSEQLREKRRAERKQFKLDRAQAIAATAAEAEAIFETEGRIIVPALSGPDIPSGATWKPPPAFEASRSVVELPLQMGQEDDDYIEDIEHLQLTLCEAFFLAWNLDCLTIIDPHADEPLTLEQLWTTFQHINLAPPIPNSPPLRLQLDNPFLVHYAAYHHYRSLGWVVKNGLKFCVDYLLYKRGPVFTHAEFAVVVCPVYEDPADQENSTVNLQNASAFAWSWLGTVNRVNSQVMKTLILSYVTIPSRSRVSSDIMTSPACFSKYSVREVVVRRFIPARMRD, encoded by the exons ATGGCTGGGGGTCGACATAGGAATACAACAGGCCCTCACAAGGGTGGTGCTCGTCGCGCAGAAAACAGCAGAATCTATGCACATCCCCTTCCTATTATCTTTCACAATCCTTTTCCTAACGGAGTCCGTTCCCTTCTTGGCCTCCTCGGTCTTTCCCTGAACGAGGTCGTCAATCCTCACTGCGAAGGATATCTTGATGTCGCAACAAAATCTGTCTGGATTACCGATCCGAGATCCTCAAAAGTCCTATGGAAAAAGGGATTCTTTGGTAAAGGCGATCTCTCTCGAAGTGAACCTAGCTGGCTTGCACGACAAATAAATGACAGAAAGGCTGGTCGCACGG GACTTACCTCTGAGCAACTCAGGGAAAAACGAAGAGCAGAGAGAAAACAGTTCAAACTCGATCGAGCACAAGCTATTGCAGCAACTGctgctgaagcagaagccATTTTCGAAACAGAAGGGCGTATAATTGTTCCTGCATTGTCTGGCCCTGACATACCTTCTGGTGCTACATGGAAGCCTCCGCCCGCCTTTGAGGCATCGCGAAGTGTCGTCGAACTCCCGCTTCAAATGGGacaagaggatgatgattaTATTGAAGATATCGAACACTTACAACTCACCTTATGTGAAGCCTTTTTCCTCGCGTGGAACCTCGACTGTCTTACTATAATAGACCCTCATGCT GATGAACCTCTGACTCTAGAACAATTATGGACTACGTTTCAGCACATCAACCTCGCACCACCAATACCTAATTCACCACCCCTGCGGTTACAGCTGGATAACCCGTTTCTCGTCCATTACGCTGCCTACCACCACTATCGCTCATTAGGGTGGGTGGTGAAGAATGGGCTGAAGTTCTGTGTTGACTATCTACTTTATAAACGAGGTCCAGTCTTCACACACGCAGA ATTCGCAGTCGTAGTATGTCCTGTTTACGAGGATCCCGCGGATCAAGAAAATTCGACAGTGAATCTACAAAACGCATCAGCTTTTGCCTGGTCGTGGCTTGGCACCGTTAACCGCGTGAATTCGCAAGTGATGAAG ACTCTTATATTGTCTTACGTGACAATACCTTCCCGCTCTCGAGTGTCCTCGGACATTATGACTTCCCCTGCGTGTTTTTCGAAGTATTCAGTCAGAGAGGTTGTCGTACGGAGATTTATTCCAGCTCGTATGAGAGACTGA